The proteins below are encoded in one region of Corynebacterium sphenisci DSM 44792:
- a CDS encoding M13 family metallopeptidase — protein sequence MTNPTSETPTDAPAQSTPPTPAQDLYRHVNGEWIDHHVIPADRSVDGAFHILRDRAEADVRAIVEDADPDSRVGRLYRGFMDVAAVEAAGVDALAEDLAGIAAAADHDALAVALGRLDRAGVGGAAAFWVEKDSSSDLARLHLVQSGLGLPDEAYYREERHAGILAEYEAHLARMLRILDDATVGARDFTGSDIADAFDIGDAAAAAGRILAVERALAAGHWDVVASRDAVATYNPTAIADLPAGFPWAAWFAEMGVTAEAGDIIVMQPSYLGRVAQVWSDADLEDLRLWALARVLRARAAYLPEAFVEENFDFHGRTLAGAEELRPRWKRGVAFVEGAVGQEVGRAFVARHFPPAHKERMDDLVEHLLAAYRERIGALDWMTEDTRARALEKLSLFKAKIGYPARWRSYEGLEPVGELMADVRAAARFTHDYEVAKLGKPADRDEWFATPQTVNAFYNPVVNDITFPAAILRPPFFDPEADDAANYGAIGAVIGHEIGHGFDDQGSQYDGHGTLRQWWTDADRAAFEERTATLVDQFDGLVPTGLRELGRTDQGVNGRFTLGENIGDLGGLGIAVVAYRNRLAELGLPDEPDAYRDLFRSWALVWRTAIRPELSAQYLAVDPHSPAEFRCNQIARNIDEFHAAFGVRPGDGMWLDPAERVTIW from the coding sequence ATGACCAACCCCACCTCGGAGACCCCGACGGACGCCCCCGCCCAGTCCACCCCGCCCACCCCGGCGCAGGACCTCTACCGCCACGTCAACGGCGAGTGGATCGACCACCACGTCATCCCCGCGGACCGCTCCGTCGACGGCGCCTTCCACATCCTGCGCGACCGGGCCGAGGCCGATGTGCGCGCCATCGTCGAGGACGCCGACCCGGACTCCCGGGTGGGCCGGCTCTACCGCGGCTTCATGGACGTCGCCGCGGTGGAGGCCGCCGGCGTGGACGCGCTGGCCGAGGACCTCGCCGGAATCGCCGCCGCCGCCGACCACGACGCCCTGGCCGTGGCGCTGGGCCGGCTGGACCGCGCCGGCGTCGGCGGGGCCGCCGCGTTCTGGGTGGAGAAGGACTCCTCCTCCGATCTGGCCCGGCTGCACCTGGTGCAGTCCGGGCTCGGCCTGCCCGACGAGGCCTACTACCGGGAGGAGCGGCACGCCGGCATCCTCGCCGAATACGAGGCGCACCTGGCCCGGATGCTGCGCATCCTCGACGACGCCACCGTCGGCGCCCGCGACTTCACCGGCTCCGACATCGCCGACGCCTTCGACATCGGCGACGCCGCGGCCGCCGCCGGGCGGATCCTCGCCGTGGAGCGCGCCCTGGCCGCCGGGCACTGGGACGTGGTCGCCTCCCGGGACGCGGTCGCCACCTACAACCCCACCGCCATCGCCGACCTGCCCGCCGGCTTCCCCTGGGCGGCGTGGTTCGCGGAGATGGGCGTCACCGCCGAGGCCGGGGACATCATCGTCATGCAGCCCTCCTACCTCGGCCGGGTCGCCCAGGTCTGGTCCGACGCGGACCTGGAGGACCTGCGGCTATGGGCCCTGGCCCGGGTGCTGCGCGCCCGCGCCGCCTACCTGCCCGAGGCCTTCGTGGAGGAGAACTTCGACTTCCACGGCCGCACCCTCGCCGGCGCCGAGGAGCTGCGCCCGCGCTGGAAGCGAGGCGTCGCCTTCGTCGAGGGCGCCGTGGGCCAGGAGGTCGGCCGCGCCTTCGTGGCACGGCATTTCCCGCCCGCGCACAAGGAGCGCATGGACGATCTCGTCGAGCACCTGCTCGCCGCCTACCGGGAGCGGATCGGCGCCCTGGACTGGATGACCGAGGACACCCGGGCCCGCGCCCTGGAGAAGCTCTCCCTGTTCAAGGCCAAGATCGGCTACCCGGCGCGCTGGCGCTCCTACGAGGGCCTGGAGCCGGTCGGCGAGCTCATGGCCGACGTCCGCGCCGCCGCCCGGTTCACCCACGACTACGAGGTGGCCAAGCTGGGCAAGCCCGCCGACCGCGACGAGTGGTTCGCCACCCCGCAGACGGTCAACGCCTTCTACAACCCGGTGGTCAACGACATCACCTTCCCGGCGGCGATCCTGCGCCCGCCCTTCTTCGACCCGGAGGCCGACGACGCCGCCAACTACGGCGCCATCGGCGCGGTGATCGGCCACGAGATCGGCCACGGCTTCGACGACCAGGGCTCCCAGTACGACGGGCACGGCACCCTGCGCCAGTGGTGGACCGACGCCGACCGGGCCGCCTTCGAGGAGCGCACCGCCACCCTGGTCGACCAGTTCGACGGGCTGGTGCCCACCGGGCTGCGCGAGCTCGGCCGCACCGACCAGGGCGTCAACGGCCGGTTCACCCTCGGCGAGAACATCGGCGATCTGGGCGGGCTCGGCATCGCCGTGGTCGCCTACCGCAACCGGCTCGCCGAACTCGGCCTGCCCGATGAGCCGGACGCCTACCGGGACCTCTTCCGGTCCTGGGCGCTGGTCTGGCGCACCGCGATCCGCCCGGAGCTGTCCGCCCAGTACCTGGCGGTGGACCCGCACTCCCCCGCCGAGTTCCGCTGCAACCAGATCGCGCGCAACATCGACGAGTTCCACGCCGCCTTCGGGGTGCGCCCCGGCGACGGCATGTGGCTCGACCCCGCCGAGCGGGTCACCATCTGGTAG
- a CDS encoding catalase, protein MTDSPSNELPNDHVPGDPAPGGAPAYDQPTEPREPAEANPDQAGPAAASPTGGHCPHAAAGDAAHSRAQRGAYLTTAQGVRQAETDHSLRAGARGPILLQDQHLREKLQHFDRERIPERVVHARGAGAHGVFTANGRAAKLTRAAFLKEGAETPVFVRFSTVVGSRGSIDTARDTRGFATKFYTAEGNYDLVGINMPVFFIQDGIKFPDVVHSVKPHMDRELPQAQSAHDTFWDFVSLHTEATFHTMWNMTDRGIPRSYRMLEGFGVHTFRLVNEAGETTLVKFHWKPRLGVHSQVWEEAQLSGGADPDLHRRDLADAIEAGAYPEFDLGVQVFPDTPEETFEGIDLLDPTKLVPEELAPVEIIGTMRLTANPVNYFAETEQVAFCPSNLVPGIEPTNDALLQARLFSYTDTHMHRLGGPNFTQLPVNRPHAEVNDMQRDGFGQQAVHAGTSAYHPNSIDGGCPFLADPEAAAGWLEVPLPVEGEKTRATPASFDDHFTQPRLLWKSLQPVERAHLIDAYAFELGKCWSETIRRRVVERVLARIDAELAAGVAERLGLPAPEPVADLPEPAPSPALSQIGGEHPVDGRQVGVFVDDSVDGADLAEAIRAIDAAGMVPLVLAARGGTVAGATVNRTLATVRSIEFDAAILAADSADPAARVLVDEMFRHLKAIAHVGAGAELVARAAEADAPGVLAAGTLAEAVAGLTPLIARHRVWERA, encoded by the coding sequence ATGACCGACTCACCCTCGAACGAGCTGCCCAACGACCACGTGCCCGGCGACCCGGCCCCCGGCGGGGCCCCGGCCTACGATCAGCCCACCGAGCCCCGCGAGCCCGCCGAGGCGAACCCGGACCAGGCCGGCCCCGCGGCGGCCTCCCCCACCGGGGGGCACTGCCCGCATGCCGCCGCCGGCGACGCGGCGCATTCCCGCGCCCAGCGCGGCGCCTACCTGACCACCGCCCAGGGGGTGCGCCAGGCGGAGACGGATCATTCCCTGCGCGCCGGGGCGCGCGGCCCGATCCTGCTGCAGGATCAGCACCTGCGGGAGAAGCTGCAGCACTTCGACCGGGAGCGGATCCCGGAGCGGGTGGTGCACGCCCGCGGCGCCGGGGCCCATGGCGTGTTCACCGCCAACGGCCGGGCCGCGAAGCTCACCCGGGCGGCCTTCCTCAAGGAGGGCGCGGAGACCCCGGTGTTCGTGCGCTTCTCCACGGTGGTGGGCTCCCGCGGGTCCATCGACACCGCCCGGGACACCCGCGGCTTCGCCACGAAGTTCTACACCGCGGAGGGCAACTACGACCTGGTCGGGATCAACATGCCCGTGTTCTTCATCCAGGACGGGATCAAGTTCCCCGACGTGGTGCACTCGGTGAAACCGCATATGGACCGGGAGCTGCCGCAGGCGCAGTCCGCGCACGACACCTTCTGGGACTTCGTGTCCCTGCACACCGAGGCGACCTTCCACACCATGTGGAACATGACCGACCGGGGCATCCCGCGCTCCTACCGGATGCTGGAGGGCTTCGGGGTGCACACCTTCCGGCTGGTCAACGAGGCCGGGGAGACCACCCTGGTGAAGTTCCACTGGAAGCCGCGCCTCGGCGTGCACTCCCAGGTGTGGGAGGAGGCGCAGCTCTCCGGCGGCGCGGACCCGGATCTGCACCGCCGGGACCTCGCCGACGCCATCGAGGCCGGCGCCTACCCCGAGTTCGACCTGGGGGTGCAGGTGTTCCCGGACACCCCGGAGGAGACCTTCGAGGGCATCGACCTGCTGGATCCGACGAAGCTGGTGCCCGAGGAGCTCGCCCCGGTGGAGATCATCGGCACCATGCGGCTCACCGCGAACCCGGTGAACTACTTCGCGGAGACCGAGCAGGTGGCCTTCTGCCCCTCCAACCTGGTGCCCGGCATCGAGCCCACCAATGACGCGCTGCTGCAGGCCCGGCTGTTCTCCTACACGGACACGCATATGCACCGCCTGGGCGGGCCGAACTTCACCCAGCTGCCGGTGAACCGCCCGCATGCGGAGGTCAACGACATGCAGCGCGACGGCTTCGGCCAGCAGGCGGTGCACGCCGGCACCTCCGCCTACCACCCGAACTCCATCGACGGGGGCTGCCCCTTCCTCGCCGATCCGGAGGCCGCCGCCGGCTGGCTGGAAGTGCCGCTGCCGGTGGAGGGCGAGAAGACCCGGGCCACGCCGGCGAGCTTCGACGACCACTTCACCCAGCCCCGGCTGCTGTGGAAGTCGCTGCAGCCCGTGGAGCGGGCCCACCTCATCGACGCCTACGCCTTCGAGCTGGGCAAGTGCTGGTCGGAGACGATCCGGCGCCGGGTGGTGGAGCGGGTGCTCGCCCGGATCGACGCCGAACTGGCCGCCGGGGTCGCCGAACGGCTCGGCCTGCCCGCCCCGGAGCCGGTGGCGGATCTGCCGGAGCCGGCGCCCTCCCCGGCGCTGTCCCAGATCGGCGGGGAGCATCCCGTGGACGGCCGGCAGGTGGGCGTGTTCGTCGACGACTCCGTCGACGGGGCCGATCTCGCCGAGGCGATCCGGGCCATCGACGCGGCCGGGATGGTGCCGCTGGTGCTCGCCGCCCGCGGCGGCACCGTGGCCGGGGCGACGGTGAACCGCACCCTGGCCACGGTGCGCTCCATCGAGTTCGACGCCGCGATCCTCGCCGCCGACTCCGCGGACCCGGCCGCCCGGGTGCTGGTCGACGAGATGTTCCGCCACCTCAAGGCGATCGCCCACGTCGGCGCCGGCGCCGAGCTGGTGGCCCGCGCCGCCGAGGCCGACGCCCCCGGGGTGCTCGCCGCGGGCACCCTGGCCGAGGCGGTGGCGGGGCTGACCCCGCTGATCGCCCGGCACCGGGTGTGGGAGCGCGCCTGA
- a CDS encoding RNA-binding S4 domain-containing protein: MEPIDVAIRDETIRLGQFIKLAGLVDTGGLAKSLIAEGAVTVNGEPDRRRGRVLRVGDVVGLGGAAARVAGPGAAAEGEDDYFDEATADDGFDPEKWRNL; encoded by the coding sequence ATGGAACCCATCGACGTCGCCATCCGCGACGAGACCATCCGGCTCGGCCAGTTCATCAAGCTCGCCGGGCTCGTCGACACCGGCGGCCTGGCGAAGTCCCTCATCGCCGAGGGGGCGGTGACCGTCAACGGGGAGCCGGACCGCCGCCGCGGCCGGGTGCTGCGGGTGGGCGACGTGGTCGGCCTCGGCGGGGCCGCCGCCCGGGTCGCCGGCCCCGGCGCCGCCGCCGAGGGGGAGGACGATTACTTCGACGAGGCCACCGCGGACGACGGCTTCGACCCCGAGAAGTGGAGGAACCTGTAA
- a CDS encoding VOC family protein, giving the protein MPAFLAGDGMPVRVDLLTTAARRSERFYRDLLGWSFADAGEGRRMATLQGMPISALFADAGMDRWRVCFHVEDVPAVAGRARELGAEVALEPTELADGSVMAVVADPFGALVGLLRQPGERAFFAAGEPGAPVWFELVTGAGVDEAAEFYHELLGWEISVAHRADGGVGYAVAMADGAAFAGIAADGLGAEGDPADGAGRWSGWLAYLGVADIDAAVARTGELGGQVAVPPQATEFGPLATIVDPAGATTVLCEVPPPPEEDIRESDPLEGFDISPFE; this is encoded by the coding sequence ATGCCCGCCTTCCTCGCCGGCGACGGCATGCCCGTGCGCGTGGACCTGCTCACCACCGCCGCCCGCCGCTCCGAGCGCTTCTACCGGGACCTGCTCGGCTGGTCCTTCGCCGACGCCGGCGAGGGCCGCCGGATGGCCACCCTGCAGGGCATGCCGATTTCCGCGCTCTTCGCCGACGCCGGGATGGACCGGTGGCGGGTGTGCTTCCACGTGGAGGACGTGCCCGCGGTCGCCGGCCGGGCCCGGGAGCTCGGCGCCGAGGTGGCCCTGGAGCCGACCGAGCTCGCCGACGGCTCCGTGATGGCCGTCGTCGCCGATCCCTTCGGGGCCCTGGTGGGGCTGCTCCGCCAGCCCGGGGAGCGGGCCTTCTTCGCCGCCGGGGAACCCGGCGCCCCGGTGTGGTTCGAGCTGGTCACCGGCGCCGGCGTGGACGAGGCCGCCGAGTTCTACCATGAGCTGCTCGGCTGGGAGATCTCCGTGGCGCACCGCGCCGACGGCGGGGTGGGCTACGCGGTGGCGATGGCCGACGGCGCCGCCTTCGCCGGGATCGCCGCCGACGGGCTCGGCGCCGAGGGGGACCCGGCGGACGGCGCCGGGCGCTGGTCCGGGTGGCTGGCCTATCTCGGGGTCGCCGACATCGACGCCGCGGTGGCGCGCACCGGGGAGCTCGGCGGGCAGGTGGCGGTGCCCCCGCAGGCCACCGAGTTCGGCCCCCTGGCCACCATCGTGGACCCGGCCGGGGCGACCACGGTGCTCTGCGAGGTGCCGCCCCCGCCGGAGGAGGACATCCGCGAGTCCGATCCGCTGGAGGGCTTCGACATCTCGCCCTTCGAGTAG
- a CDS encoding ATP-binding protein, producing the protein MATDMPRHIRDALDAIWQGTRGAALETSVLDFKEDPAMAAHGPKPPRKPEDKVFRVLTRECICFANGSDGEAHVVLGVADKLSGAEAFTGTAMDPEDIDKKVFNNSRPNLRVETREHEYRGVRLLVTRIPEGLALYTGTDGAATWRVGAGCTPMTEEQRSRLTLDRGNPDWTARRSDADTGDFDPVAMAEARRLLAAVRRAGGRHDAIPETDTGLLRELGLVDEGGRPLRAADILFGQGARGAEPVRFQYIAIPGGPPRSEDLRGPLLLVAPRLRELITRYAPATMATADLGGGQEVRIPAFPEVAVDEVVSNALVHRDWSLDASIVVEMGPRTFRVTSPGGLPEGVAADRLLSTVSVPRNRVLLRAMRMLGLVEEQSRGFDRMWVAMIRSGRPVPQVEAGDLRVEVTLSAGPPDIPFIEGLARVGAEFGEQYLESVDLLIVLRHLTEAPLITLRQVQRQAQISEKEARERMAFFTEEGLLADVPGGRDEWTLSARTRGALGDAVAAGTATVSVEDWIRERILSHGHVRNREVVEATGADPREVSELLAALRARGSVRKDPEGPSRGSGVRWVAVD; encoded by the coding sequence ATGGCCACTGACATGCCCCGGCATATCCGCGACGCGCTGGACGCGATCTGGCAGGGGACCCGCGGCGCCGCCCTGGAGACGAGCGTCCTCGACTTCAAGGAGGATCCGGCCATGGCCGCGCATGGGCCGAAGCCCCCGCGCAAACCGGAGGACAAGGTGTTCAGGGTGCTCACCAGGGAATGCATCTGCTTCGCCAACGGCTCCGATGGTGAGGCCCACGTGGTGCTCGGCGTCGCCGACAAGCTCTCCGGTGCGGAGGCGTTCACGGGTACCGCGATGGACCCCGAGGACATCGACAAGAAGGTCTTCAACAACTCCCGACCCAATCTGCGCGTGGAGACCCGGGAGCACGAGTACCGCGGCGTCCGCCTGCTGGTGACCCGGATCCCCGAGGGGCTCGCCCTCTACACCGGCACGGATGGCGCGGCCACCTGGCGGGTGGGCGCCGGCTGCACGCCGATGACCGAGGAGCAGCGCAGCCGGCTCACCCTGGATCGGGGGAACCCCGACTGGACGGCGCGGCGCAGTGATGCGGATACCGGGGATTTCGATCCGGTCGCCATGGCCGAGGCCCGCCGCCTGCTGGCCGCGGTGCGCAGGGCCGGTGGGCGCCATGACGCCATCCCGGAGACGGACACCGGCCTGCTCCGCGAACTCGGCCTGGTCGATGAGGGCGGGCGGCCGCTGCGGGCGGCGGACATCCTCTTCGGCCAGGGGGCCCGCGGTGCCGAGCCCGTGCGCTTCCAGTACATCGCCATCCCCGGTGGACCGCCGCGATCCGAGGATCTGCGTGGCCCCCTGCTCCTGGTCGCCCCGCGGCTGCGCGAGCTCATCACCCGGTACGCGCCCGCGACCATGGCGACCGCGGATCTCGGGGGCGGACAGGAGGTGCGGATCCCCGCCTTCCCGGAGGTCGCCGTGGATGAGGTCGTGAGCAACGCCCTCGTGCACCGGGACTGGTCGCTTGACGCCTCCATCGTGGTGGAGATGGGGCCCCGGACCTTCCGGGTGACCTCCCCCGGTGGTCTTCCCGAGGGGGTGGCCGCCGATCGGCTGCTGTCGACGGTGTCGGTGCCCAGGAACCGCGTGCTCCTGCGGGCCATGCGGATGCTGGGGTTGGTGGAGGAGCAGTCCCGCGGATTCGACCGCATGTGGGTCGCGATGATCCGCTCCGGTCGTCCGGTGCCGCAGGTCGAGGCCGGCGATCTTCGGGTGGAGGTGACCTTGTCGGCCGGCCCCCCGGATATCCCGTTCATCGAGGGGCTGGCCCGGGTGGGCGCCGAATTCGGGGAGCAGTACCTCGAATCCGTCGATCTGCTCATCGTGCTGCGGCACCTCACCGAAGCCCCGCTCATCACCCTCCGGCAGGTGCAGCGTCAGGCGCAGATCTCCGAGAAGGAGGCCCGGGAGCGGATGGCCTTCTTCACCGAGGAGGGGCTGCTGGCCGATGTGCCCGGGGGGAGGGACGAGTGGACCCTGTCGGCACGGACCCGGGGGGCCCTGGGGGACGCCGTCGCGGCCGGCACCGCGACCGTGTCCGTCGAGGACTGGATCCGGGAGCGCATCCTCTCCCACGGGCACGTCCGGAACCGGGAGGTGGTCGAGGCCACCGGCGCCGATCCGCGGGAGGTCTCCGAATTGTTGGCGGCCCTGCGGGCGCGGGGCAGCGTGCGCAAGGATCCCGAGGGGCCCTCCCGCGGTTCCGGGGTGCGCTGGGTCGCGGTGGACTGA
- a CDS encoding isocitrate/isopropylmalate family dehydrogenase, with protein MAAREIALLPGDGIGPEIAAATAPVLAAAFPGWRLREAEIGWSRWCAEGDPVPPETWAALEGADAALLVAVTSKPARAAEAELAPRLRGRGLVYRSPVLQLRSRLDLYANVRPIDLPDGTRCTVVRENTEGLYGHDLDAAAVRETGVGALIAEDPTVRAGGAGELAVALRVTTGFGWRRLLRAAAAQTRRGRVTVADKPNILQASGEILHRAIDEVAAEHPGVDFELANVDLVAMRMVADPGHYDVIAAENVFGDILSDLGAGLMGGLGAAASANIGDAHAVFEPVHGSAPDIAGRGIANPAAFLLAAAMCGEHLGEAGAAAALRAAVAAALADPAAATPDAGGAGDTAGFAAAVLDRLDRG; from the coding sequence ATGGCCGCCCGCGAGATCGCCCTGCTGCCCGGGGACGGCATCGGCCCGGAGATCGCCGCCGCGACCGCCCCGGTGCTCGCCGCCGCCTTCCCCGGCTGGCGGCTGCGCGAGGCGGAGATCGGCTGGTCCCGCTGGTGCGCCGAGGGCGATCCGGTGCCCCCGGAGACCTGGGCCGCGCTCGAGGGGGCCGATGCCGCCCTGCTGGTCGCGGTGACCTCCAAACCGGCCCGCGCCGCGGAGGCGGAGCTGGCCCCGCGGCTGCGCGGCCGCGGACTGGTCTACCGCTCCCCGGTGCTGCAGCTGCGCTCCCGGCTGGACCTCTACGCCAACGTCCGGCCCATCGACCTGCCCGACGGCACCCGGTGCACCGTGGTCCGGGAGAACACCGAGGGCCTCTACGGCCATGACCTGGACGCCGCCGCGGTGCGGGAGACCGGGGTGGGCGCGCTCATCGCCGAGGACCCCACGGTGCGCGCCGGCGGCGCCGGGGAGCTGGCCGTGGCGCTGCGGGTGACCACCGGCTTCGGCTGGCGCCGCCTGCTGCGCGCCGCCGCGGCGCAGACCCGCCGGGGCCGGGTCACCGTCGCGGACAAGCCGAACATCCTGCAGGCCTCCGGGGAGATCCTGCACCGGGCCATCGACGAGGTCGCCGCGGAGCACCCGGGGGTCGACTTCGAGCTGGCCAACGTGGACCTGGTGGCGATGCGGATGGTCGCCGACCCCGGGCACTACGACGTGATCGCCGCGGAGAACGTCTTCGGCGACATCCTCTCCGATCTCGGCGCCGGGCTGATGGGCGGGCTCGGCGCGGCCGCCTCGGCGAATATCGGCGACGCGCACGCCGTCTTCGAGCCGGTGCACGGCTCCGCCCCGGACATCGCCGGCCGCGGCATCGCCAACCCGGCGGCCTTCCTGCTCGCCGCGGCGATGTGCGGCGAGCACCTCGGCGAGGCCGGGGCCGCCGCCGCGCTGCGCGCCGCCGTGGCCGCCGCGCTGGCCGACCCGGCCGCGGCCACCCCGGACGCCGGCGGGGCCGGCGACACCGCCGGCTTCGCCGCCGCGGTGCTGGATCGGCTCGACCGGGGCTGA
- a CDS encoding multicopper oxidase domain-containing protein, with the protein MPAPSPDQPSPRASWHRRAGRPVRWWLAAVIASAFVHPFLDEGRWLMVHLFTLGAVTNSILIWGRHFTERLLHLEVPPEDRRRQLLRLRLLNAGILVLIVGRVAGIWPVTVTGAAAVGGVVAWHAAGIARDLRGRRGGRHAVVVDHYLASALLLPVGAVFGALLGSPADELGPGGHDGLVLAHEAVNLLGFLGLAAAGTLTTMFPALWRTRMSPRGRPRVALATMLAGIAVTAVAAVAAVPAAASAGLALVAAGWIIAAVPWADNVLAVARDPRDRLGHPALSTAAAVAWLVGSLIAASAMAARPGFTITALTLPLVIGFAAQLLIGVMGWLLPSTIGGGGRALAAGMRELDRAGAFRWGLVNIGLVLWLLPLPSWTKVAVSGIVGLALAAFLPLLGRSARAQLAVLRRPRDGADGAPVELTGAARDRAGLPERTGARRLGVQLTAATATLALVVGVGVALSGGGAGGSAGAAEAAGVAPTGRTVEATVTARDMRYEPDVLRAEPGDRLVITMVNADDQVHDLRLATGEDTGRVAPGESATVEIPVLPGEVEGWCTIAGHRQMGMTLRVDAGGAGAAVLAGPGAGGEGGGTAHPTPAAGPPAADSPTVDPRLPAAPAGRVHRVTLHAREFTGYGAPGVEQEHWTFGDDPLGPTLRGRVGDEFIVTLVNDGTMSHSVDFHAGMVSPDRPMRDIAPGESLEYRFRAEHAGIWLYHCGTAPMSQHIAAGMHGAVVIDPPDLAPVDHEVLLVQSEAYWGEGGPDAAKVLADAPDAYRFNGYPDQYLAHPIRIRAGETVRFWVLAAGPNRGTSFHVVGTQFHRMYKEGALLLDDGVGGAQALDLAAAQGGYAEARFPEPGTYTFVDHQMTHAELGARGRVIVE; encoded by the coding sequence ATGCCCGCACCCAGCCCCGACCAGCCCTCCCCCCGCGCCTCCTGGCACCGCCGCGCCGGCCGACCGGTGCGCTGGTGGCTCGCCGCCGTGATCGCCTCCGCCTTCGTCCACCCCTTCCTCGACGAGGGCCGCTGGCTCATGGTGCACCTGTTCACCCTCGGCGCGGTCACCAACTCCATCCTCATCTGGGGCCGCCACTTCACCGAGCGGCTGCTGCACCTCGAGGTGCCCCCGGAGGACCGCCGCCGGCAGCTGCTGCGGCTGCGGCTGCTCAACGCGGGGATCCTCGTCCTGATCGTCGGGCGGGTCGCCGGGATCTGGCCGGTCACCGTCACCGGCGCCGCCGCCGTCGGCGGCGTCGTCGCCTGGCACGCCGCCGGCATCGCCCGCGACCTGCGCGGCCGCCGCGGGGGCCGGCACGCCGTGGTCGTCGACCACTACCTCGCCTCGGCGCTGCTGCTGCCGGTGGGCGCCGTGTTCGGGGCCCTGCTGGGCTCCCCCGCCGACGAGCTCGGCCCCGGCGGGCACGACGGGCTGGTCCTCGCCCACGAGGCGGTGAACCTGCTCGGCTTCCTCGGCCTCGCCGCCGCCGGCACCCTGACCACCATGTTCCCCGCCCTGTGGCGCACCCGGATGTCCCCCCGGGGCCGACCCCGGGTGGCGCTGGCGACGATGCTCGCCGGGATCGCGGTCACCGCCGTCGCGGCCGTCGCCGCCGTCCCCGCCGCCGCCTCGGCGGGCCTGGCCCTCGTCGCCGCCGGCTGGATCATCGCCGCGGTGCCGTGGGCGGACAACGTCCTCGCCGTCGCCCGGGACCCCCGGGACCGGCTGGGCCACCCGGCGCTGTCCACCGCCGCGGCCGTGGCCTGGCTGGTGGGCTCGCTCATCGCCGCCTCCGCGATGGCCGCCCGCCCCGGGTTCACCATCACCGCCCTCACCCTGCCGCTGGTCATCGGCTTCGCCGCCCAGCTGCTGATCGGGGTGATGGGCTGGCTGCTGCCCTCCACCATCGGCGGCGGCGGGCGCGCCCTCGCCGCGGGCATGCGGGAGCTCGACCGCGCCGGGGCGTTCCGCTGGGGCCTGGTGAACATCGGCCTGGTGCTGTGGCTGCTGCCGCTGCCCTCGTGGACGAAGGTCGCCGTCTCCGGCATCGTCGGCCTCGCCCTGGCCGCCTTCCTGCCGCTGCTGGGCCGCTCCGCCCGCGCCCAGCTGGCGGTGCTGCGGCGGCCCCGCGACGGCGCCGATGGCGCCCCGGTGGAGCTCACCGGGGCGGCCCGGGACCGCGCCGGCCTGCCGGAGCGCACCGGGGCCCGCCGCCTGGGGGTGCAGCTCACCGCCGCCACCGCCACCCTCGCCCTCGTCGTCGGGGTGGGCGTGGCGCTCTCCGGCGGCGGCGCCGGCGGCTCCGCCGGGGCCGCGGAGGCCGCCGGGGTGGCCCCCACCGGGCGCACCGTGGAGGCCACCGTCACCGCCCGGGACATGCGCTACGAGCCGGACGTGCTCCGGGCCGAGCCCGGCGACCGGCTGGTGATCACCATGGTCAACGCCGATGACCAGGTCCACGACCTGCGGCTGGCCACCGGGGAGGACACCGGCCGGGTGGCCCCGGGCGAGTCGGCGACCGTCGAGATCCCCGTGCTGCCCGGCGAGGTCGAGGGCTGGTGCACCATCGCCGGGCACCGGCAGATGGGCATGACCCTGCGGGTCGACGCCGGCGGGGCCGGGGCGGCGGTGCTCGCCGGGCCCGGCGCCGGCGGGGAGGGCGGCGGGACCGCGCACCCGACCCCGGCGGCGGGCCCGCCCGCGGCGGATTCGCCCACGGTGGATCCGCGGCTGCCGGCGGCGCCGGCCGGGCGGGTGCACCGGGTGACCCTGCACGCCCGGGAGTTCACCGGCTACGGCGCCCCCGGGGTGGAGCAGGAGCACTGGACCTTCGGCGACGATCCCCTGGGGCCCACCCTGCGCGGCCGGGTCGGCGACGAGTTCATCGTCACCCTCGTCAACGACGGCACGATGAGCCACTCGGTGGACTTCCACGCCGGGATGGTCTCCCCGGACAGGCCGATGCGCGACATCGCCCCCGGGGAGAGCCTGGAGTACCGCTTCCGCGCCGAGCACGCCGGGATCTGGCTGTACCACTGCGGCACCGCCCCGATGTCCCAGCACATCGCCGCCGGGATGCACGGGGCGGTGGTGATCGATCCCCCGGACCTGGCGCCGGTGGATCACGAGGTCCTGCTGGTGCAGTCCGAGGCCTACTGGGGCGAGGGCGGCCCGGATGCGGCGAAGGTGCTCGCCGACGCCCCGGACGCGTACCGCTTCAACGGCTACCCGGACCAGTACCTGGCGCACCCGATCCGGATCCGCGCCGGGGAGACCGTCCGGTTCTGGGTGCTCGCCGCCGGACCGAACCGGGGCACCAGCTTCCACGTGGTGGGCACCCAGTTCCACCGGATGTACAAGGAGGGCGCGCTGCTGCTCGACGACGGGGTCGGCGGGGCCCAGGCCCTGGACCTCGCCGCCGCCCAGGGCGGCTACGCGGAGGCCCGGTTCCCGGAGCCGGGCACCTACACCTTCGTCGACCACCAGATGACCCACGCCGAGCTCGGCGCCCGGGGCCGCGTCATCGTGGAATGA